The following are encoded together in the Lathyrus oleraceus cultivar Zhongwan6 chromosome 3, CAAS_Psat_ZW6_1.0, whole genome shotgun sequence genome:
- the LOC127130228 gene encoding uncharacterized protein LOC127130228 — protein sequence MKMKMKNKRTCLKSMKKKKNNRTCIKSSEPDFYLPDDCWEHVFSFLINQSEDKNKLNFKSLSLVSKQFFSITNRLIFSLRIYHLHLCYLSRFFHRFSNLNSLDLSFISESGDLDCSHDLDHAAVALALRGRPTLKSLNISWIELIDANYITSHYIDSFASLKSLNSLKFRCSRISDDLLYSIAREVLPLKTFVLQDCNGYSYHGIYALLSKCHEIQHLGLQDVDFLTNHQFFQLSLLIPNLVSINLSDCFKLTESALFALIKNCHSLAEITMENIYIDRESLEKSNTFKDFDVNPQLKFLYLAHNSFINDDIIISFASIFPNLQLLDLSYCCDISEKSICQVLSKCCKVRYLNLTNCKEVRRLKMNFVVHQLEVLNLSGTRVNDKTLYEISNTCGGLLKLLLIRCKYVTEKGVMRVAEKCRQLEEIYLRGCDKVNVDVMKISSLSSNPSLEKDDCSDCVEVRVKF from the coding sequence atgaagatgaagatgaagaacaagAGAACTTGCCTCAAATctatgaagaagaagaagaataacAGAACTTGTATCAAATCTTCAGAACCTGATTTTTACTTACCAGATGACTGCTGGGAGCATGTCTTCTCATTCCTCATCAACCAATCGGAAGACAAAAACAAACTCAACTTCAAATCCCTATCTCTCGTCTCTAAACAATTCTTCTCCATCACCAACCGTCTCATATTCTCTCTCAGAATTTATCATCTTCATCTTTGTTATCTCTCTCGTTTCTTCCATAGATTCTCCAACCTTAATTCCCTTGACCTCTCCTTCATATCTGAGTCTGGTGATCTAGACTGCTCCCATGATCTCGACCATGCAGCCGTTGCTTTGGCTCTCCGTGGCAGACCAACATTGAAATCTTTAAATATTTCCTGGATTGAGCTAATTGATGCAAACTACATTACTTCACATTACATTGATTCCTTCGCAAGTTTGAAGAGTTTGAATTCTCTTAAGTTCCGATGTTCTCGAATCTCTGATGATTTGCTTTACTCTATTGCAAGGGAAGTTCTTCCCTTGAAGACTTTTGTTCTTCAAGACTGTAACGGTTATAGTTACCATGGAATTTATGCTTTATTATCCAAGTGTCACGAGATACAACATTTGGGTCTTCAAGATGTTGATTTTCTAACTAATCATCAATTTTTCCAATTGTCTTTGCTTATTCCTAATTTGGTATCTATAAATCTTAGTGATTGTTTCAAACTCACAGAATCAGCTTTGTTTGCGCTCATTAAAAACTGTCATTCACTTGCTGAGATCACAATGGAAAACATATATATTGACAGAGAAAGTTTAGAAAAGTCTAATACTTTCAAAGATTTTGATGTCAATCCTCAATTAAAGTTTCTATATTTGGCTCACAATTCATTTATAAATGATGATATCATCATATCCTTTGCTTCCATTTTTCCCAATTTACAGCTTCTTGATTTGAGTTATTGCTGTGATATATCTGAAAAAAGTATTTGCCAAGTTCTAAGTAAATGTTGCAAGGTTAGATATCTAAACTTGACCAACTGTAAAGAAGTGAGACGACTTAAAATGAACTTTGTAGTTCATCAACTAGAGGTGTTGAACTTGTCGGGTACAAGGGTTAATGATAAAACCCTCTATGAGATCTCAAATACTTGTGGTGGACTTTTGAAACTATTACTAATACGCTGTAAATACGTCACAGAAAAGGGAGTGATGCGTGTCGCTGAAAAATGCAGACAATTGGAAGAGATCTATTTGAGAGGTTGTGATAAAGTGAATGTTGATGTTATGAAGATCTCAAGTCTTTCATCAAATCCATCATTAGAAAAAGATGATTGCTCCGATTGTGTTGAAGTTAGAGTGAAGTTTTGA